ACGATGCCAACTTCCAGCAGAACTCGAGCAAGCTGGGAAGCATCGTGCACACTCGTATCGATCTCCGGAGCGGCCTTATTCCAGACGGATGGGTTGTGAGTGGGAGTTCGATGCAGAAGTCCAGAAGCAAGCACGTGGCGCTTGCCGCTGGCGGGAGCCTGTTCGTCAGCTCAGGCCTTTACGCCGCAGCCGGTACCGGCTCCTCGGAAAACAGCTTTGCGACGATCAACTCCGACGGGACGCTTGGGAGCTTCGGCGGTGCGACCGGATCTAATACGCTCAAGTCGGTCGGCGGAATCAATCTCTTCGGTACGCGCGGCATCACGTACATCGATGCCAGCGGAGTAGCTCATGTGATGATTCTGGCTGGGGACGATGTGAGCAGCCCCGGCGTAAAGTCCGCTAAGGTCATCTTCTACTAAGCGGGTCGGGACGGCCCCGTGGGGTGTCAATCCTGCCGAGAACCGGAGGGTGCCCCTCGAAGGAACAAAGCGACTCTGTTTCTCGTCCTGTTCTGTAGGGATATCGATACGGTTCGGACGCTGGAGCGCTGCGGATGATTATGGATGCACTACGCTGGTACGTCGAAGGCCTCTCTGCCTTCTGGGTCAGTCTGGCCGGTGGCGGACTCTTAAAGCTGATCCTGATCTGTGCCTTGATCTACTGGATCTTCTGTCGACGGGGCCGGTGCCATCGTCATCGCTGTGGATGTCCGCACTGTGGGTGCCCGAGCGGACACTGTTCGTGCGGTGGGGACGAGGCTGAGGATGGCGCTGAGGCTGACGGTGGGGACGTCGAGAACGCGGAGCCGGTGGAGGAGACCGACTGAGGTCCGCGCTGCACCGTTGAACGAGTTCCGATAGCGCTCGGCCGCGGCCGCTCCGTAGGACTCACGGAGGGGCCGCGGCTCGGTTCCACCGGTTGCTACCGCACCGCGGCCAGGTCCCTTACCGCGCTCGCCAGGGTCGTTACCTTGGCCCGGTCGCGAGCGTCGCGCCCCTCGCCATCGAGGTCGGAAGCCAGCCCGCTGAGCGCACTCCTACGCTGTTGTCCCGAGAGCTCTTCGGCACGCGCCAGCGTGCTTCTCACCTCGTAGATCCTGTCCGTTGTGAGACCGCCCGACCGCTCGAGCTGATCGAGGTACGAGCGAGCGAGCGCGAAGCTCGGAGGCCACACGAACTTCCGCTGCTGCTGCGCGTTGAAGTAGTCGAAGCGCACGGTCTTGGCCGCGTCGATCTCATTCTGCGAGATGTGGGCACTGGGGAGTAGCTCGAAGATGTCGAGCCCGCGAGCGATCTCGGAGCTGATCATGAACCCGTTGTACCAGTAGACGGACCACGAGCCACCACTGGCCCGCTGGGTGCCGTCCACGGGTCCCCGATCGTGGAATGCGATCTCGATGGGGTTGTCTGGATCGGTCCAGTCGAAGATGTCGATGCCGCCCTGATACCACGCCTGGACCATCACGTCGCGACCGGGAATCGGGATCAGCGATCCGTTGTGCGCCACACAGTTCTCGAACGACGTCTGCGCCGCAGGCATCTTGAAGTAGCTATGAAAGTTCGGTTCTTCGGCAGAATCTGTGGGTTGATATAGCCGGCGAGTGGGAGGTTGGCGGACCAACGGAGGGATGCGGAGGAAGATTACGGAGGAGGGGGAGGTGCATCCTGGGCGGCGAGTGGCGACGATGTATTTGAGCAAACGCATCACCACCAACACGCCGGTCCAGAATGCAACTGAAAACTATCCTCAACAAGATCCATAAGCACAAGTCGTTCGTCTACGAAGCCGTTCGCCTCTACGAGCGGGGCGGACGACTCAGACTCGATGTGGACGTTCGTCCTCGGGCCAACGGACGGCCGAAGTGCTCGGGATGTGGCCGCCGCAGACCGGGGTACGATACGCTGAGTGTGCGTTGCTTCGAGTTCGTTCCGATGTGGGGGATCGCGGTGTACTTCGTGTATGCGATGCGCCGAGTCGACTGCGCGAAGTGTGGCATCGTCGTCGAATCGGTACCGTGGGGTGACGGCAAGCATCAGGCGACGACGACGTACGCGTGGTTCCTCGCCGGCTGGGCGAAGCGGTTGAGCTGGTCGCAGGTGGCCGAGGCATTCCAGACCTCCTGGGAGCGCGTGTTTCGCTCGGTCGAGATGGCCGTGACGTGGGGTCTGGAGCATCGCGACCTCGAGGGCGTGGAAGCGATCGGCATCGACGAAGTGTTGTGGCACAAGGGCTATCGGTTCGTCACCCTCGTCTACCAGATCGACCAGCGCGTCCGACGCCTGCTCTGGGTGGGCCGGGAGCGCAGGGCCAAGACGCTGCTCAAGTTCTTCCGCGTCTTCGGCCCCGAGCGTAGCACCCGTCTCCGCTTCATCTGCACCGACATGTGGCAGC
This genomic window from Gemmatimonadota bacterium contains:
- a CDS encoding ISL3 family transposase; this encodes MQLKTILNKIHKHKSFVYEAVRLYERGGRLRLDVDVRPRANGRPKCSGCGRRRPGYDTLSVRCFEFVPMWGIAVYFVYAMRRVDCAKCGIVVESVPWGDGKHQATTTYAWFLAGWAKRLSWSQVAEAFQTSWERVFRSVEMAVTWGLEHRDLEGVEAIGIDEVLWHKGYRFVTLVYQIDQRVRRLLWVGRERRAKTLLKFFRVFGPERSTRLRFICTDMWQPYLKVIARKASGAIHVLDRFHIMAHMNKAINEVRAKEARRLEADGYVPVLKGMRYCLLKRPENLTDSQEVKLAELLQYNLRAVRAYLLKEDFQGFWDYVSPAWAGKFLDRWCTRAMRSRLVPMKRVARMLRRHRELLLNWFRAHGTVSAGAVEGLNNKLKLTTRKAYGFRTFHALEIALYHTLGDLPQPQVTHRFC